A window of Roseateles sp. XES5 genomic DNA:
CGCCTCGCCGCGATAGAGATCGTGCACCGTCGCATCGGCATCGTGCACCGGTACGCCGAGATCGTGGAACATCGCCGCGGTCGTCGACTTGCCCGTTCCGATCGATCCGGTAAGGCCGAGCACGATCATCAATGCGTCTCCATGTCCGCGAGAATCAACTGTCGCAAGGCCGCATCGACGGCCGGGCGGGCGCCGAACCATTTTTCAAAACCCGGCACCGCCTGGTGCAGCAGCATGCCGAGACCATCGACCGTGGCGAAACCCTGTTCCTGCGCCCGACAGAGGATCGGCGTCATGAGCGGCACATAGACGATATCCGTCACGATGGCGCCGGCGGCCAGCGGGGAGAAATCGAAATCCGGCGCCGGCTCACCATCCATGCCGAGCGACGTCGTATTGACGAAAAGACCCGCTCCTGTCGAGACTTCAGCCAGCGCCGCCATGGCATGGGCATGCACCTTCGGTCCGAAGCGATCCGCCAGTTCCTGCGCCCGGGCGACCGTGCGGTTCACCACATGGATCTCGCCGACGCCGCGGTCACGCACCGCCTGGATGATGGCCCGGCTGGCGCCCCCCGCACCCAGAATGACGGCTCGACCCGTCCGGTCCCAACCGGGAGCGGCGACATCGAGATTGGCCAGGAAACCATAGCCGTCCGTGTTGGTGGCATGGAGCCTGCCGTCTTCCAGCCACAGCGTATTCGCAGCGCCAAGTTCCTCGCTCAGCGCGTCCGGCCGGTCGGCCAGCTTGAACGCCGTTTCCTTGTGCGGGATCGTGATATTGCCACCTATGAAGCCGGATTCTCCACTCTTCAATCTTAAAACGAAGCCGGCGAAATCTTCCGGCGCCACTTCCTGTCGTGTGTAGGATCCGGCCAGATCAAGCGTTTTCAGCCAATGACCATGGATCAATGGGGAGCGGGAATGTTTGACCGGATAGCCGGTGACGAACGCATTCCGGGCGAATGTTTCACGTGAATCATGCATCGATGGCACCGAGGTCGCGAAGTTTAGCCAGCAACGGAAGCAGTGGCAGGCCGAGGATGGTAAAGTAGTCGCCGTCGATCCGCTCGAAAAGCTGCACGCCTTCCCCCTCCAGCTGGTAGGCGCCGACGCTGGCCAGAATCCGCGGGCCGACCCGCGCCAAATGCCGGTCGATGAAGGCGTCCGAAAGGGTTCGCATCGTCAGATGCGCGATGGAAACGTGGCTCCAGAGAACCTGATCGTCGCCGACGAGCGCAATGCCGCAGTTCAGCGAATGGGTCCGATCCGACATAGCCTGAAGGTGCCGCTTCGCCTCGGCCATATCGGCCGGCTTGTGAAACACCCGTCCCTCGAGCGACAGGGTCTGGTCCGACCCGATGACCAGCGCGCCGGGATTGCGGGCCGCGACATCCTCAGCCTTGGCGATGGCAAGTGCTTCGGCGATAGCCTGCGGCGTGGGATTGCCCGCGGCCAGATCTTCCTCCACCGCGCGCTCGTCGATGGCAGCCGCCTCCGCCGTGAAGGCGAGGCCGGCATTCTCCATCAGCATGCGGCGAAAGGGGCTTTGCGAGGCAAGGATCAGCGGTGGCGTCATAGGGGTCTCCATTCCCCTTCCGGGTTAACGGAGCTTCGGGCGAAGAGCAACGATGGCGGCGGCCGTTTCCTCGATCGAGCGACGGGTGACGTCGATGATCGGCCAGTTGTGGCGGGCGCAGAGGGCGCGGGCATATTTCAGCTCCTCGGAAATCTGCGCGCGGTCGATATAGTCGTCGCCGCGGAAATCCTGCGTCTGGCCGAGCACCCGGTTCTGCCGCACCTGGGCGATGCGATCCGTCGTGGCGATAAGCCCGACGATCAGCGGCCTGGTCGCATGGGCCAGCCGCTCCGGCAGCGGGACCCCGACCACGATGGGCACATTGGCGGTCTTGATGCCGCGGTTGGCAAGATAGATGCTGGTCGGCGTCTTCGAGGTCCGGCTGATGCCGACGAGAATGACATCGGCTTCATCAAGATCGGCCGGCAATTGCCCGTCGTCGTGATCCATCGTGAAATTCAGCGCCTCGATGCGCGCAAAATATTCCGCATTCATCACATGTTGCGCGCCGACCCGTCGCCGCGACGGCGCGCCGAGGTAGGACTGGAAAAGATCGATCACCGGCTCGAGCACCGAAACGCAGGGCACGCCCATCTCCCGGCAGCGCTGGTCGATGATATCGGAAAGTTCCCGGTCGACGATCGTATAGAGCACGATGCCCGGCGCGCCGTCGATGGCATCGAGCACAGGCATCAGCTGCTTGCGATTGCGGATCAGCGGATAGACGTGCTCGAGCGCCTGGGACGACTGGAACTGTGCCGCAGCAGCCCGGCCCGCAGCGATGAGAGTCTCGCCCGTCGAGTCCGATATCAGGTGCAGATGGAAGTAATTTTTGGTGCTTTCCACAATATCCTCCGCCCCCTGTTGATGGCCCGGGACAAGTGTGAGCTAAGAACGGGCGCTGTCCTCTGGCAAGAGGATAAGTGCCGACTTGTCCACAATCGGCGATCGACGGGAAACGGATTCCGCGTGGATGTGGATAAGACTCATGGGAACGGCAAAGTGTCGCGCTTGTCCACAGGCTACCCATAACAAGGCCGCTCTTAGGCTGGCCCGAATCCTTTTGATTCCAAAGATAGAATCCGATTTTCCTCGTTTTCCGCGCAAAATGGCTTTTTGCTGCGCTACTTTTCCAGCCAACGGGCCGAGGGGAGGGAAGTTTGTGGAGAGGATTTAATCCTTGATAGTCACCGACTCTAAGAAATAGAAACCTTCTTAAAAGAGATTATTTCATTATTGGGAGAACCCCGCGGTGGCTGCGCAAAACCGGAAGATCGTCGATGTCCTGGATGGGAAGACGGTTTCTCCTCCTCCCCTCTGGCTGATGCGTCAGGCCGGACGGTACCTGCCGGAATATCGCGCGACGCGCGCGGCGGCGGGAAGTTTTCTCGATCTCTGTTATTCGCCGGAGCTGGCGACGGAAGTGACGCTTCAGCCGATCCGTCGTTACGGCTTCGACGCTGCAATCCTCTTTTCCGACATCCTCGTCATTCCCGATGCGCTGAAGCGGAATGTGCGCTTTGAGGAGGGTCATGGACCGCGTCTCGATCCAATCGACGTGGATGGTATTCTCGCTCTCCAAGGGGAAGGCGTCGCAAATCACCTCCAGCCGGTCATAGAAGCGGTTGGACGCATCCGTGCAGCCCTGCCGGGGGAAACGGCGCTGCTCGGCTTCTGTGGCGCGCCCTGGACGGTTGCGACCTATATGATCGCCGGCCATGGCACCCCGGACCAGGCGCCCGCGCGTCTCTTCGCCTATCGCGAACCGGAAGCCTTTGCCCGCCTGCTCGATATTCTCGCGGATCTCTCGGCCGATTATCTGGTCGCGCAAATCGATGCGGGCGCGGATGCTGTCCAGATCTTCGATTCCTGGGCGGGTGTACTCGGCGAGAAGGAATTCGCCGACTATGCCGTTCGTCCGGTTCGACGGATCATCGATTCGGTGAAGAGCCGCCGGCCGCAGGCCAGGATCATCGCCTTCGCCAAGGGCGCTGGCCTGCTCCTCAAGTCCTATCGCCAGGACACGCGTGCGGATGCCATCGGCCTCGACTGGTCGGTGCCGCTGTCCTTCGCTGCCGACTTGCAGAAGGACGGTCCGGTGCAGGGCAATCTCGATCCCATGCGGGTGGTCGCCGGCGGCAAGGCGCTCGACGACGGCATCGATGCCATCCTGCAGGTGCTTGGAAACGGTCCCCTGATCTTCAATCTCGGCCATGGCATCACGCCGCAGGCCGACCCCGACAATGTCACGCGGCTTGTGGCGCGCGTGCGCGGAGAAAGCCGGTGACCGAGAAGCAGACAGGCGAGAGCGCAGGCCGCCGCGCGCGGTTGCGGGCTGCAATCGCGCTTGCCGTCTTCGCTGTCATCGCCGGTCTCTTGATCCTCTATCCACCGGATGATCTCTATCTCTGGATCAAGGCGCTGCACATCGTCGCCGTCATCTCCTGGATGGCGGGCCTGCTCTACCTGCCGCGCCTCTTCGTCTATCACACGGACGCGCCGCCGGGTTCCGCCCAGTCGGAAACCTTCAAGGTGATGGAGGGGCGGCTCTACCGAACCATCATGCAGCCGGCCATGGGGCTTGCCTGGTTGCTCGGTCTCTACCTCGCCTGGTCGGTCTATGGTTTCCAGGGCGGTTGGCTGCACGCCAAGCTTGCCTTCGTGGTGCTCCTGAGCGGCGTGCACCAGTATTACGGCCGGGCCGTCAAGGCTTTTGCCGAGGACCGCAACACCAAAACCGGCCGTCAATGGCGCATCTGGAACGAGGCGCCCGCCCTGCTGATGATCCTCATCGTCGTCATGGTCGTCGTCAAACCCTTCTGACCTGCCGCGACAAATCGGACGAAATTGAATCGCCCCCTTGCGAGGCGGGCCGCGAACCGCTATTTTCCGCGCATCTCATCTTCGTGGCATGTGTATTCGTTCAGTGAACTGCACCCAATCCCCGGCAGTTCCTTCCTGACCCGCACGCCTTTTTCCATCCCGACGACCACCAGCATGGACCATTCATGGCCGAAATGAAGCTACAAGACCTCAAGAACAAGACTCCGACCGACCTTCTTGCTTTCGCCGAATCGCTCGAGGTCGAGAACGCGAGCACGATGCGCAAGCAGGAGCTGATGTTTGCCATCCTGAAGATGCTGGCGGCACAGGATGTCGAAATCATCGGCGAAGGCGTCGTGGAAGTGCTGCAGGACGGCTTCGGCTTCCTGCGTTCGGCCAACGCGAACTACCTGCCGGGTCCGGACGACATCTACATCTCGCCTTCGCAGATCCGCCGCTTCTCGCTGAAGACCGGCGATACGGTCGAAGGCCCGATCCGCGGCCCCAAGGAAGGCGAACGCTATTTCGCGCTCCTGAAGGTCAACACGATCAATTTCGACGATCCGGAAAAGATCCGTCACAAGGTCCATTTCGACAACCTGACGCCGCTCTATCCCAACGAGCGCTTCAAGATGGAACTCGAGATTCCGACCTCGAAGGACCTGTCGCCGCGCATCATCGACCTGATCGCGCCCATCGGCAAAGGCCAGCGCGCCCTGATCGTCGCCCAGCCCAAGACCGGCAAGACCGAGATGATGAAGAGCATCGCGCACGCGCTGGTGGCCAATCATCCCGACTGCCATCTGATCGTGCTGCTGGTGGACGAGCGTCCGGAAGAAGTGACCGAAATGCTGCGCACCGTGCGCGGCGAGGTCATCTCCTCCACCTTCGACGAGCCGGCCGCCCGCCACGTGCAGGTGGCCGAGATGGTGATCGAGCGCGCCAAGCGCCTGGTCGAGCTCAAGAAGGACGTGGTGATCCTGCTTGACTCCATCACCCGCCTGGCCCGTGCCTACAACAATGTGCTGCCCAGCTCCGGCAAGGTGCTGACCGGTGGCGTAGACGCCAACGCCCTGCAACGCCCCAAGCGCTTCTTCGGCGCGGCGCGCAATGTCGAGGAAGGCGGCTCGCTGACCATCATCGGCACGGCACTGATCGACACCGGCTCCAAGATGGACGAGGTGATCTACGAGGAATTCAAGGGCACCGGCAACTGCGAAATCGTGCTCGACCGCAAGGTGGCCGACAAGCGCATCTTCCCGGCCATGGACATTCTCAAGTCCGGTACGCGCAAGGAAGACCTGCTCGTGCCGCGTCAGGATCTCCAGAAGATCTTCGTTCTGCGCCGCATCCTCGCCCCGATGGGCACCACCGATGCGATCGAGTTCCTGATCGACAAGCTGAAGCAGACCAAGAACAACGGCGATTTCTTCGAGTCGATGAACACGTAATCGCCGCCTACAGCGCTGACGTTTCATGGTCCCGCCGCAAGACGGGGCCATTTTTCGTTGAGGATCCGGATTCGATTCCAATCCGAAACGACATTGAAAGATTCGTATCCGTAACGGTAACACGATGAGCAGCAAGGACACGATATTCGCCCTCTCGAGTGGGGGCCTCCCCTCGGGTGTCGCGGTTATCCGACTGAGCGGCTCCCGATGCGCGGTCGCTCTATCGGAACTGTGCGGGCGCATTCCCGCCGCGCGCCGCGCTTCTCTTCAGTCGATTCGAGACCGCAACGGTGAGAAACTGGACGATGGACTCGTCCTCCATTTTCCTGCGCCCCATTCCTTCACGGGAGAGGATTGTGCGGAACTGCAAATTCATGGCGGTCGGGCTGTCGTAAAGGCCGTGCTCGCCGCGCTTGCCGGTATTCCTGGCCTACGCCAGGCCGAAGCCGGTGAATTCTCGCGACGCGCCTTCCTCAACGGTCGTATGGATCTTGTCGAGGTCGAGGGGCTCGCCGATCTTATTGCGGCTGAGACGGAGATGCAGCGCCGTCTTGCCGCCGAACAGGCGTCGGGTGGCCTTTCCCGCCTATACGATTCGTGGGCGAAACGGCTGACGCACGCTCGAGCAATGATCGAAGCGGAACTCGACTTTGCGGATGAGGACGATGTGCCAGGATCCGTGGCCACGACAATCTGGGCGGATATGCAGCGTCTGACGCAAGAGATTTTTAACCATCTCGCGGAAGCCCGTATCGGTGAAATTGTCCGCGATGGTTTGAAGGTCGTGATTGCCGGCCCACCCAATGCGGGGAAATCCAGCCTTCTCAATCATCTCGCCAAACGCGACGTGGCGATTGTCACCGACGTCCCCGGCACGACGCGCGATATTCTCCATGTCGATCTCGATCTCTTGGGTTTCGCGGTGCGTCTTTACGATACAGCCGGCTTGCGCGAGACATCCGATATTGTCGAGCAGGAAGGCATTCGCCGAACTCATCTTTCCATAGCGGATGCCGACCTGGTTCTTTTGCTTTCGGATGAGGAGCATCCTGATTGGTCCCGACTTGCCGGATCGTATGATGGTCCAGTTATTCGAACCCGGACGAAAGCGGACAAGACCGAGAGCGCTTGGACGCAGGAAGGGATCGATGTTACAATCTCGGTGCGCTCCGGTGAAGGAATAGCCGCACTGCTCGACAGGATCAGCCAGTATCTTCCCGACCTGGAGACAGGCAGTGCTTTGGCTCTGCCCACGCGCGACCGGCATTCGCTCCATTTGGCTTCTGCGCGAGAGCATGTGATCCTGGCCCTTGGCGCCGACACAGCTGGCTTGGACATTCAAGCGGAGCATTTGCGACTGGCTGGTCAGGCGCTCGGGCGTGTGACGGGTCGTGTCGACGTTGAGAATCTTCTCGACGTCATCTTTTCGGAATTTTGCATAGGCAAGTGATTCACGTGAAACACTGCAACGGGAACGAGTCATTTCTGACGTTTCACGTGAAACAGGCAGGTGAGCTATGAGCATGAAGAACTATGATGTGGTTGTGATTGGCGGCGGCCACGCTGGCGTCGAAGCCGCCTCCGCCGCAGCTCGATTCGGAGCCGATACGGCTCTATTGACCCATAAGGCGGCGACCATCGGCGTGATGTCTTGCAATCCCGCCATTGGCGGCCTTGGCAAGGGTCATCTCGTGCGTGAAGTCGATGCATTGGACGGCCTGATGGGGCGTGTTGCCGACCGGGCAGGTATTCAGTTTCGCTTGCTTAATCGGCGCAAGGGACCTGCCGTTCGCGGGCCGCGCACGCAGGCGGACCGAAAGCTGTATCGCGAAGCGATGCAGGCCGAAATCGCGACCATTGCCAATCTCGACGTGATTGAGGGAGACGCCGTCGATCTCGAAGTTGATGGTGGGCACATTGCCGGCGTAGTCTTGAAAGATGGTCGGCGCGTCGCATGCCGTGCCGTGGTCATTACGACCGGGACGTTCCTGCGCGGCCTTATCCATATCGGCAACGAAAAGATTCCCGCTGGCCGTGTCGGCGAAGAACCATCGCTGGGCCTCTCGGCAACCTTCGAGCGCCTTGGCCTTCGTCTCGGTCGATTGAAGACCGGAACACCGGCGCGGCTGGACGGGCGGACCATTGACTGGCAATCCATCGGGCGGCAGGCTGCGGATGAGGATCCTGTCCCCTTCTCGTTCATGACGGATCGCATCACCACGCCGCAGATCGATTGCGGCGTGACCCGCACCACGCCGGCGACCCATCGGATCATCGAGGAGAATATCGGCAAGTCCGCGATGTATTCCGGACAGATCGAGGGTGTTGGCCCACGCTACTGCCCGTCCATCGAGGACAAGATCGTTAAATTCGGCGAGCGTGACGGCCATCAGATCTTCCTGGAGCCCGAGGGTCTTGACGACCATACGGTTTATCCCAATGGCATTTCCACGTCTCTTCCCGCGGATGTGCAAGACGCCTTCATTCGAACGATTCCGGGGCTTGAAGCTGTTCGGATCCTTCAGGCGGGTTATGCCATAGAATATGACCATGTCGACCCGCGTGAGCTGGCGCCGACATTGGAAGTGAAGCGCCAGCCCGGGCTTTTCCTCGCGGGCCAGATCAACGGAACGACCGGCTACGAGGAAGCTGCTGCTCAAGGGCTCGTCGCCGGTCTCAACGCGGCGCGCCGGGCGACGGATGTTGAAGGACATGTTTTCAGTCGGACAGACAGCTATATCGGCGTCATGCTCGACGACTTGACGTCGCGCGGCGTGACCGAACCCTATCGCATGTTTACATCGCGAGCCGAGTACCGGCTGTCGCTGCGGGCTGACAATGCGGATGTGCGCTTGACCCCGCTCGGTCTGGAACTTGGCCTCGTGAGAGCTGCGCGCGCATCGCGGTTTGGGAATTGGTCGGGCGAGATGCAGGCGGTGCGCGAGACATTGCAGACCCTCAAGCTTTCCCCCAACGAAGCAGCCGTCCACGGTCTTCGCCTCAACCAGGACGGGGTTCGCCGCAGCGCATATGACCTGCTGGCCTATCCTGATATCGATTATGCGCGGCTGGTTTCGGTCTGGCCTGAGCAGCTTGGCGCCTTCTCGCCACGGGTGCGCGATGCCATCGAGATCGAGGCCGGCTATGCGGTCTATATGAACCGGCAGGAAACGGACATCGCTGAAGCCCGTCGTGAGGAAGAGCGCCGTATCCCGGATGACTTCGATTTTGGAACCCTTCCCGGCCTTTCCATCGAGCTTCGTCAGAAACTGACGGCCGCGCGGCCAGCCAACCTAGCACAAGCGGCGCGCGTCGACGGCATGACACCGGCCGCCTTGACGCTGCTTCTGGCCTATCTGAAACGCTTGCCGGCAGATCCGGCATCCCGGATTGCACACGCATGAATACGCTTCCCCGCGAACTCCACGGCCTGAATGTTTCACGTGAAACTGTGGACAGGCTGAACGCCTTTGTTGCGCTTTTCCAGAAATGGGCAAAGGCGATCAACTTGGTGGCGCCTTCGACCCTTGCCGAGACTTGGCGCCGGCACGTGGTCGACAGCGCGCAAATCTACGCGCTGCAGCCCGGTGCTCGGACCTGGGTGGATCTCGGCAGCGGCGGCGGTTTTCCTGGCATCGTCACCGGCATTTTCCTTGCTGGCGAAGGCGATGGATGGGTTCATCTCGTGGAAAGCAACAACAAGAAGGCCGCGTTTCTACGCACCGCGATTCTTGAAACGGGCGCGCGCGCGTCCGTTCACGCCCTACGAATCGAGGATGCGCCGCAAGTGATCGAGCACTGTGATGCCATTTCCGCGCGGGCGCTTGCCGATCTCGACCTTCTCATGGAATTTGGTCTCCCCTGGGTCGAGCGCAATGATAATCTGCGATTTTTCCTGCACAAAGGCCGGGATTACCAACGCGAAATCGATAAAGCGCTTGGTCGGTGGAGATTCGATCTGGTAAAACATGCCAGCATCGTCGAGCCGGACTCCATCGTGCTCGAAGTGTCGAAACTTTCGCGAAACCCTTAGGGACTGGCGGCGTCCATGACAGGCGAGAAGAACCGGATCATCACCATTGCGAACCAGAAGGGTGGCGTCGGCAAAACGACGACGGCGATCAATCTGGCAACGGCCCTTGCCGCCATCGGCGAGCGCGTCCTGATCGTTGACCTCGATCCGCAGGGCAATGCCAGCACGGGCCTCGGCATCGACCGGCGCAACCGTGAGCTTTCGTCCTTCGATCTCCTCATCGGCAGCCACAGTGTCGCCGATACGGCGGTGGAAACGGCCGTGCCGAACCTTTCCATCATTCCCTCGACGATGGACCTGTTGGGTATCGAGATGGAGATCGCCCAGCAGAGCGATCGAGTCTTCCGGCTGAAACGCGCGCTCGCCGCTGCCGATGCGCTGTCTTACTCTTACGTGCTGGTCGATTGCCCACCGTCCTTCAACCTCCTGACGATGAATGCTCTGGCGGCCGCCCATTCGGTGCTGGTGCCGCTTCAGTGCGAATTCTTCGCACTGGAAGGCCTCAGCCAGCTCCTCGAGACGGTCGACCAAGTGCGCCGGACCGTCAATCCGCGGCTCGACATCCAGGGTATCGTGCTGACGATGTTCGATTCGCGCAACAATCTCGCGCAGCAGGTCGTCAACGATGTGCGCACGCATCTCGGCGAGAAGGTCTATCACACGCTTATTCCCCGCAATGTGCGGGTTTCCGAGGCGCCGTCCTACGGCAAGCCGGCCATTCTCTACGACCTTAAATGCGCCGGAAGCCAGGCCTATCTCCAGCTTGCTTCCGAAGTCATCCAGCGTGAACGGCAGCGCAAAGCGGCCTGAATTCAGTATCCGTGAGTAGAACCGATGAATGAAGACAACTCAAAGCGGCGTCTTGGCCGTGGTCTTGCCGCCCTGATCGGCGAGATGGACCAGCTTCCGGCCGCGGATGTCGGCGCACAGCCGTCGGTCAATCCGGACCGTCTGGTTCCGATCGAGTTCGTCGGCCGCAACCCGCGCAACCCGCGCCGCTATTTCGACGAATCGGAACTGCAGGATCTTGCCTCCTCGATCCGCCAGCATGGCATCGTCCAGCCGGTCGTCGTACGCACCATCGCGGACAACCGGTATGAAATCATCGCCGGCGAGCGTCGCTGGCGGGCGGCGCAGCTGGCGGGTCTCACAGAGATTCCCGTTATCATTCGCGATGTCGACGATCGTACGGCGCTAGAAATCGCCATCGTGGAAAACGTCCAGCGTTCGGACCTCAACCCGCTGGAAGAGGCGATGGGCTACGAGCTGCTGATCGCCGATCACGGTTACACACAGAACGATCTGGGTGAGATAATCGGCAAGAGCCGCAGCCACGTGGCCAACAGCCTGCGCCTTCTGAAACTGCCGGAGCCCGTGCGGGACATGCTGGCGTCCGGGACGCTTTCTGCCGGCCACGCCCGGGCACTGGTGCCGACGTCGGATCCGGTGGCGCTTGCCAAGACCATCGTGGCGAAGGGCATGTCGGTGCGCGATGCCGAGCGTATCGCGCAGAACGACATCAAGGCGCAGAGCGATCCCAATCACGGTCAGCCCGTCGCGCAGAAGGACGACAAGGATGCCGATACGCTGGCGCTGGAGCGTACGCTGTCGGATGTGCTGGGCCTTGACGTGACGGTCAACCACAAGGGCAATGGCGGCCACCTGCGGATCGCCTACAAGACGCTCGAACAGCTTGAAGAAATCTGCCGGCTTCTTGAACGCCGGTAGGATATTTAGCCGGAGTCAGCGCCGACCCGACTGAAGCACGGTCGCCAGCATTGTCTGCATGGCGATCGTATCTTCCAAGGCCGGGCGTTGCCGGCTTTGCAGGATGGCGGATTGCAGCCGCTGTGTTTCCCGGCGAATGGCCGGTCCCGTCCACGTCTTGAGCGCGTTTTCCACGATCGGCTTGCGCCGGAAGTGCAGGTGGCGGCCGAGCGTCGCCATTGCCTGCGCGGCCGGCGCGCGCTTCTCGTCCATTTCCGCGCGCATCAGCTCGAGAAGCTGGAACTGCCGCAGGCAGCCCTGCAGCACGAGGAAGACCGGGGTCTTCGAGGAAACGATCTTCTGGATCGCGTGCAGGAAACCGTCCCGGTCGCCCTTCAGGATCGCGTCGATGGCGTCATCGGTGGAAATCGCGCTGGCATCGCCGACGATCTCTTCCACGTCCTGCTCTTCGATGAGCGTCTTACCGCGGCAATAGAGGGCAAGCTTGCGCACCTCGTTGCGGGAGGCGAGCCGGTCGCCGCCAATGGTTTCCACGAGGCGTTCCCGGGCCGCTGGAGAAATTCTGAGGCCCTCGGCGGCGAGTTCCTGATCGATGAGTGCCTGCAAGGCACGGCCGTCGTCCGCGTAACAGGCGATGGCGACGACTTGGGAATGGGATTCCGCCACCTTGCGAAGCGCCGCACCCTTCTTCAGGTCGCCGGCCTCGATAAGGAGGGTGGAAGGGCCGGCCGGCGTTCCCGCCAGCATCTCCAGGGCATCGGAAACCCCCTTTTCGCTGGCGGCATTGCGAATCCAGACGAGGCGATCGCCACCGAAGAGGCCGATGGCGTTCATCTCGTCCATGAGACGGCCGGGCTGGCTGCCGATTTCGCCGGCATCGAGCTTCACGACGGAGAAGGCATCCGCAAGATCGACGCCACTGGCGGCGGCAAGCGCAGCGGCGCGTTCCGATACGAGGCCACGGTCTGGCCCGTAGACGAGGAACAGCCGCACGGGCAGAGGCTTCCGCTTCAGGAAGGCATCGAACTCGTGCGACTTGACCTCTGCCATAGCCGGCTCAGCGACGAGCGAGCGCCGTCGCGACATCCGCGCGGATCAGCTCGGCAAGCTCACGCGCGCCACGGTTTTCCGCATCGCGCTTTGCGCGAAGCTTGGCGAATTCCTGCGGCGAGAAATCGACGACGGCAACGGCCGAGCGCTTGCCGGAGGTGATCGTTTCGCCGGAGTCTGACTTCGTGAGGTTATAGTCCGCCGTAACGATGACGCGGCCGGCGCGATCGATGTCCGTCGTGACGTCGTTCAGAACGCCAACGGTCTTGACGCTTACGTCCATCTCCAGGTGATAGGCAGCAGACTGGGTTTCGCCGGCGCCGCCGCTGAAGAGGAAGATCAGGTCGTTGCGGACCTGCTGCTCCACGCGGTCGTCCGCCTCGGAAATGGAAACGGAGGCAAGTTTGCCCTCTGTGCCGCTTTCGGTGGAATAGAGCGGCCGCACCTGGCAGCCGGCGAGCGCGCCGACAAGCGCGATGCCGGCGAGCACCTTGACGAGCCGCGGAAGGCCGATTCCGTCAGACAACAACATTCACGATCCTCTGCGGTACGACGATGATCTTCTTGGGGTGTTGGCCGGCAAGCACAGCCTGAACCGCCTCGAGCGCGAGCACGGCCTGTTCGACCGCACTCTGGTCCGCATCGCGGGCGAT
This region includes:
- the hemE gene encoding uroporphyrinogen decarboxylase — protein: MAAQNRKIVDVLDGKTVSPPPLWLMRQAGRYLPEYRATRAAAGSFLDLCYSPELATEVTLQPIRRYGFDAAILFSDILVIPDALKRNVRFEEGHGPRLDPIDVDGILALQGEGVANHLQPVIEAVGRIRAALPGETALLGFCGAPWTVATYMIAGHGTPDQAPARLFAYREPEAFARLLDILADLSADYLVAQIDAGADAVQIFDSWAGVLGEKEFADYAVRPVRRIIDSVKSRRPQARIIAFAKGAGLLLKSYRQDTRADAIGLDWSVPLSFAADLQKDGPVQGNLDPMRVVAGGKALDDGIDAILQVLGNGPLIFNLGHGITPQADPDNVTRLVARVRGESR
- a CDS encoding pyruvate, water dikinase regulatory protein, which produces MESTKNYFHLHLISDSTGETLIAAGRAAAAQFQSSQALEHVYPLIRNRKQLMPVLDAIDGAPGIVLYTIVDRELSDIIDQRCREMGVPCVSVLEPVIDLFQSYLGAPSRRRVGAQHVMNAEYFARIEALNFTMDHDDGQLPADLDEADVILVGISRTSKTPTSIYLANRGIKTANVPIVVGVPLPERLAHATRPLIVGLIATTDRIAQVRQNRVLGQTQDFRGDDYIDRAQISEELKYARALCARHNWPIIDVTRRSIEETAAAIVALRPKLR
- a CDS encoding shikimate dehydrogenase is translated as MHDSRETFARNAFVTGYPVKHSRSPLIHGHWLKTLDLAGSYTRQEVAPEDFAGFVLRLKSGESGFIGGNITIPHKETAFKLADRPDALSEELGAANTLWLEDGRLHATNTDGYGFLANLDVAAPGWDRTGRAVILGAGGASRAIIQAVRDRGVGEIHVVNRTVARAQELADRFGPKVHAHAMAALAEVSTGAGLFVNTTSLGMDGEPAPDFDFSPLAAGAIVTDIVYVPLMTPILCRAQEQGFATVDGLGMLLHQAVPGFEKWFGARPAVDAALRQLILADMETH
- the hemJ gene encoding protoporphyrinogen oxidase HemJ; this encodes MTEKQTGESAGRRARLRAAIALAVFAVIAGLLILYPPDDLYLWIKALHIVAVISWMAGLLYLPRLFVYHTDAPPGSAQSETFKVMEGRLYRTIMQPAMGLAWLLGLYLAWSVYGFQGGWLHAKLAFVVLLSGVHQYYGRAVKAFAEDRNTKTGRQWRIWNEAPALLMILIVVMVVVKPF
- a CDS encoding Maf-like protein; this translates as MTPPLILASQSPFRRMLMENAGLAFTAEAAAIDERAVEEDLAAGNPTPQAIAEALAIAKAEDVAARNPGALVIGSDQTLSLEGRVFHKPADMAEAKRHLQAMSDRTHSLNCGIALVGDDQVLWSHVSIAHLTMRTLSDAFIDRHLARVGPRILASVGAYQLEGEGVQLFERIDGDYFTILGLPLLPLLAKLRDLGAIDA
- the mnmE gene encoding tRNA uridine-5-carboxymethylaminomethyl(34) synthesis GTPase MnmE — encoded protein: MSSKDTIFALSSGGLPSGVAVIRLSGSRCAVALSELCGRIPAARRASLQSIRDRNGEKLDDGLVLHFPAPHSFTGEDCAELQIHGGRAVVKAVLAALAGIPGLRQAEAGEFSRRAFLNGRMDLVEVEGLADLIAAETEMQRRLAAEQASGGLSRLYDSWAKRLTHARAMIEAELDFADEDDVPGSVATTIWADMQRLTQEIFNHLAEARIGEIVRDGLKVVIAGPPNAGKSSLLNHLAKRDVAIVTDVPGTTRDILHVDLDLLGFAVRLYDTAGLRETSDIVEQEGIRRTHLSIADADLVLLLSDEEHPDWSRLAGSYDGPVIRTRTKADKTESAWTQEGIDVTISVRSGEGIAALLDRISQYLPDLETGSALALPTRDRHSLHLASAREHVILALGADTAGLDIQAEHLRLAGQALGRVTGRVDVENLLDVIFSEFCIGK
- the rho gene encoding transcription termination factor Rho translates to MKLQDLKNKTPTDLLAFAESLEVENASTMRKQELMFAILKMLAAQDVEIIGEGVVEVLQDGFGFLRSANANYLPGPDDIYISPSQIRRFSLKTGDTVEGPIRGPKEGERYFALLKVNTINFDDPEKIRHKVHFDNLTPLYPNERFKMELEIPTSKDLSPRIIDLIAPIGKGQRALIVAQPKTGKTEMMKSIAHALVANHPDCHLIVLLVDERPEEVTEMLRTVRGEVISSTFDEPAARHVQVAEMVIERAKRLVELKKDVVILLDSITRLARAYNNVLPSSGKVLTGGVDANALQRPKRFFGAARNVEEGGSLTIIGTALIDTGSKMDEVIYEEFKGTGNCEIVLDRKVADKRIFPAMDILKSGTRKEDLLVPRQDLQKIFVLRRILAPMGTTDAIEFLIDKLKQTKNNGDFFESMNT